From the Chitinophagales bacterium genome, the window TTATTTATAAAATCATCAAACTCCAGGAAATCACGAGGTGGATAGCCGCAAATAGCAAGTTCTGAAAAAACAACAAGGTCTGCGCCTTCATTTTTTCCCCGCTCTATTTGCTCGATTATTTTTCTGCTGTTTTCTTCAAAATTACCAATGTGGTAATTCAGTTGCGCCAGAGCAATTTTCATTTATTTTCCCTGTCTTTATTTTGATAAAAATATTCTCAATGGTTATCCCTAATACAGTATTTATTAAAAGATCACCGCTGCTCTCAGCCCCATATTGTTTATGAAAATTTTGTCTTCATCATTGTCTTTAATGATATTTACAAAACCATTATTGTAGAATAGTCCAGCCTGAATCTTAGTTCGGGTGCCCAGAGAATATTCAATACCTGCACCAATATGCAAGCTCATATTGTAGAATTGTGAGCGAATGCCGAGTTCATTGTCTTTTTTGGTAATATTCACAGTTTCGTTAAATTGATATGGATCCGCTCTTTCAGCATCTGCCGAGCCCTTTATCCTGAATTGATTGATTATCCCAAATTCCCCGTAATAAGTGATATAACCCATTTCATTGGTTTTTAGCTTAAGATATAGCGGCAAGTTGATGTAATGCAGGCTCATTTTTACACGAGTATCACCAAGTGTGTCAAGACTGTTGTTTGTATATGTCATGGTGCCTCCCTGCAACATAACGGATAAGCCGGTTGACAAAGCATAGTTTTCGGTAAAATGTATATCTGTCAATACCCCATATTCAATTCCAAATTTTGCCTTATTGCGTTCGATATTACCATTATCGATTCGCAACCAGGAAACGATCGGGTTGGCCATTAAGCCAATACTTACCTTCTGATCCACTCTTGCCTGAACCAATGTAGATACAAAAAGTAATAGTATAATTGCAGTAAGTTTTTTTTGGAATTTCATAACAGCCATTTTTAATTATTCAATCGTAATAAATGTCTTGCACAATTTTAAAATGTAAAAATACGGGTTCATTTTCTATACTTCTACTAATCGCTGTATTATTCACAGCTTGTGATTGGGGGAATACTCCCTACAAGGTTGATGTTACGAATATTCAGGCAGATTTAAAAATCAAACGTTTTGAAAAAGACCTGCGACAAGTTGCTGATACTAACCAATTTTCAGAAAGCCTGAAAATACTTGAAGCAGATTATCCCGTATTTTTTCCTGTATTTAAATCAGAAATTTTTGGTTGGCACAAAGAAAATGACAGTGCTTTTGTGGCCGATTTTCGAGCCTTTGTATTTGATCCATACGTGCAGGAAGTATATGATACGGTAGAGTTTCGGTTTGGTAATTTCTCAAAATATGAAGCAGAATTGCAAAAAGCATTTAAGCACTATAAATATTATTTTCCGGAGCGCGAAATCCCAGAGATTGTCACTTTTGTTTCCAATTTTACTTATGCCTCTTTTACAATTGATAGCAGTGTGCTGGCCATTGGGCTGGATATGTTCTTGGGAGATACATTTAAATACTACAGCAGTATTTTTCCAGAGTACCTTACACAAACGCTAAAGCCCGAATACCTTACTGCCAACTGCATGAATGTAGTGGGCTCTATGGTTTATGATATTTCACCGGAAAACAACGCTTTGCTAAGTGCAATGATCAGTGCCGGGAAAGAATTGCATTTTATAGACCGCATGATGCCTTCGGCTCCCGACTATCAGAAAATTGGATATACTCCCGAACAGACCAAATGGTGCAAGGAAAACGAAGGGCAAATCTGGAATTTTTTTATCGAAAAGGATTTGCTGTTCAATACCAATCAATCTGAAACAAAAAAATTCATGAGCCCTGGGCCTTCTACGCCCGGTATGCCCAAAGATTCGCCTGGAAAAATAGGGGTTTGGACAGGTTGGCAAATTGTAAGAAGTTATGTGCTCAAAAATCCGGAAACCAAGCTGGATGAATTGATGGAGCTGAAACCAGAAGAAATTCTAAGTGGCAGCAGGTATAAGCCGAGGGTTTAGGTTAAAGCTCCCCACGCGGCAATCACCTCCGTTCCAACCAACGCCTCAGAAACACATCATTAACACGGTATTCTAATTTTTCATTAGAGCGCTCATCATCCACTAAACCTTTGGTGACAAGTGCATTGAGGCTTTTGCTTACCGTGGAAACTCCAGAAAGTTGATGTTTGCGCAGGAACTCTTTGGCTGTTGGTTCTACCAATACGTTTTCTTTGGCAATAGCAGTTAATAGCTGGAGCTGATGTTTGGGCAAAAGCTTGATCAATGTATGGAAATAGGCTTCTTTTTCTGTCAGGATTTCCATCAATAACTTTTTAGTTTTCGCCAAGCTCAACTGTTTCTCTGGCAGTGCATAAAGCCGATTGCAAACAAATTGTGTGTAAAAAGTGTGTATGTCCGTCCATTGAAGAATATAATCCAGAACGGTTTCAGAAACTTCTTTTCCTGCTTCTTTCAGATGTTTTTGGATAAATTTTTTATACTTAGCAAGCCCCAGTTTTTTTAAGCCTAAATGCTGGGTGCTTTGGTAAAACGGCCGTTTGGCATCACTGAACATTGGCAGCAGGAGATGTTTTTCGCTACCGGAAAAAATGTAGTTAGCATTTTTTTGTCGCTGAATATGTTTTCTCAGAATTGCTTCGACATTTTTCTCAGGGTAATTGTTAATCTGCTGGAATTCATCAATTGCTATCACAATTTGGTTTTTATGGTTTTCCAAGTATTTGATAACAGCCGCAAGGGAGTGTTCCCTTTCGGGAGCCGTTCCCAACCCCAATTGCACTTCTGGTATGCCAGTATATTCATCTATGGAAAAACTGGCTTTAATGCCTGAAAAAAGCTCTCCAATACGCTTTATGAAATTTTCTTTTTTACTTTCAAGCGCATTGAGCGCAGCCGAGGAAAAGGCATTGATGAAGCCTTCCAGGTCAAGTGTGTCGTGAATATCCACATAAACAGTGGTGACATTTTTGTCCTTTTTTTTCACCTGATGAAAAAAATGATGAATGAGCCCCGTTTTGCCCAATCTTCGAGGTGAATAAAGAACGATATTCCTGCCGTTTTGATAAGCTTCTGTTAATATTGTAATTTCATGTTCACGGTCACAGAAATAATTTGGGTTTGCATAACCGGCTACAATAAAGGGGTTGCTTGGATTTTTCATATTACAAAGCTATGAAAAAATTTCTTGGTTTCACTAAAAGTGAAGCACTAAAGGTGAAATCACGCACAAACACAAATATTCAAGTCCAAACGCTCAGAGAAAAGTAAACAACCTCCGGGCAAGCCTAGAAGCATTCAAATCTCGATTATCGAGTAAATTTAAGTCGGCTTTATAGGTTAAAGCTCACCCTTTAAAAACCTTCCAGTATGGTTGTCGCTTTTTTGAGCCAGTGCTTCAGGAGTGCCTTCAAACAAAATATAGCCGCCTTTGTGTCCGCCCTCTGGGCCGAGATCCACAATATGATCAGCTACTTTTATCACATCCATATTGTGCTCTATCACAATTACGGTATTTCCTTTTTTAACCAGCTTATCCAGCACCTGCAAAAGCAAACGAATGTCTTCAAAATGCAGGCCTGTTGTTGGTTCGTCTAAAATGTACAATGTACTGCCCGAATCTTTCTTGCTCAATTCTGAGGCGAGTTTTACGCGTTGTGCTTCTCCACCCGAAAGCGTAGTGGATGATTGCCCCAGGGTAAGATAACCCAGGCCAACATTTACCAGTGTTTCTAATTTTCTGGAAATAGAAGGAATGGCTTCAAAAAACTCAGCCGATTCGCGAACGGGCATATTTAATACATCGCTGATGGATTTTCCTTTGTAGCGCACTTCAAGCGTTTCTCGATTGTACCTTTTGCCCAGACATTTTTCACATTCCACATGCACATCTGGTAAGAAATTCATTTCAATAACTTTGATTCCGGCACCCTCACAGGTTTCGCATCTACCGCCTTTCACATTAAAGGAAAAGCGCCCGGGTTTGTAGCCCCTGATTTTTGCTTCGGGCAACTGGGCAAAAATATTTCTGATGTCACTAAACACTCCAATATAAGTTGCAGGATTGGAGCGCGGTGTTCTTCCAATGGGCGATTGGTCTATATCGATTACTTTGTCGATCAATTCCAGGCCGTGAAAATCGGTATAGGGCATTGGTTTTTTTCTGGATTTATACAAATGCTGCCGCAAAATGGGATAAAGCGTTTCGTTGATCAGCGTGGATTTACCGCTGCCCGAAACGCCTGTTACTACAGTATATGTAGCGAGCGGAATGCGCAGATCAACGGTTTTAAGGTTGTTTCCCGTGGCACCGAAAAGCTCAATGAATTTCCCATTGCCTTTTCTTCTTTTTTGGGGAACAGGTATGCTTTTCTCTCCTCTCAGGTATTTTGCAGTAAGCGAATTTTTTTCTGCAAATTCTGAAGGAAGTCCTTCAGCTACAATTTCACCACCCAATTTACCGGCTCCCGGTCCAAGATCAATGAGGTAATCTGCTGCCAGCATAATGTCTTTGTCGTGTTCTACAACCAATACGGAATTGCCCATTTCGCAAAGTTGCTTTAGCGAATTAATCAGTCGCTCATTGTCTCTTTGGTGTAAGCCAATACTTGGCTCATCTAAAATATAGCTGATACCAATGAGTTGCGAACCGATCTGTGTAGCAAGGCGAATGCGCTGCGATTCCCCACCTGAAAGCGTGCGGGTAGGCCGGTCGAGATTGAGATAATTCAAACCTACATTCAGCAAAAAGCCCAACCTGCTGCGGATTTCCTTTAGAATTTCCTTTGCTATGACTTTCTGTTTTTCATTCAGTTTTGCTTCCACATTGTTGAACCAGTCAAGCAGGCTTTGTAAATCCATCCGGCTGAGTTCGGCTATATTGGCTCCACCTATTTTAAACTGCAGTGATTCTTTTTTCAAGCGGGTGCCATCACATTCAGGACAATCTATTTTTTCCATAAAACTCTCAGCCCACTTGCGAATTTTGTCAGAAGAGGAATTGTGATAACTGTGCTTCAACAAAGGAACGACACCCTCAAAAGCATCGGTGTATTTTCGTTCCCAGCGACTCAGTTTGGTGTCTTCTGAATATTGGGGTTTGAAATTTCCGTACAAAAGCAATTCAAGTGCCTTTTGCGGCAATTCTTCTATCGGGACAGACAGGCTGAAATCGTATTTCTTGGCCAATGAGCGCACCTGTTTAAAAATATTATTTTCCCGTACCTCACCAAGTGGAGCGATTGCTCCTTGATTGATGCTCTTTTTATAATCAGGGATAATAGCATTCATATCTATTTCACTAATTACCCCCAGTCCTTTGCAATGCGGACAAGCCCCATAAGGACTGTTGAAGGAAAAAGAATTGGGGGAGGGTTCTTCATAAGCAATACCTGTTTCCGAACACATCAGGTTTTTGCTGTATTGTTTGATTTCGTTGCTTTCATAATCCAGCACCATCAACATTCCCTCGCCCATTTTCAGCCCCTTTTCTATAGCATTGTTAATCCGTTCTTCATATTCTGGCTGAATTAAAAGCCGATCTACTACTGCCTCTATATCGTGAATTTTGTAGCGGTCGATCTGCATATTGGGCAATAGATCTTCAATCTCTCCATCTATTCTTACTTTTAGAAACCCTTGTTTTCTAAGACGTTCAAACAATTCGCGGTAATGTCCTTTGCGTCCTTTTACCAAAGGTGCAAGCACTATGATTTTTTTATCCTTATAATGCTCCAGCAGTTGCGCTTTTATTTGCTCTTCACTAAAGCGTATCATTTCATTGCCCGTAGCCATGGAATAAGCTATACCTGCCCGGGCATAGAGTAGGCGCATAAAATCATAAATCTCGGTGATGGTGCCAACCGTTGAGCGCGGGTTTTTATTGGTGGTTTTTTGCTCTATGGAAATAACAGGGCTCAATCCAGTGATCTTATCTACATCGGGACGCTCCATGCTTCCGAGAAATTGCCTGGCATAACTGGAAAAACTTTCAATATATCTGCGCTGGCCTTCGGCAAAAATAGTATCGAAAGCCAATGATGATTTTCCGCTTCCGCTAATGCCGGTAATTACAACAAACTGATTGCGGGGAATGTGCACATCAATATTTTTCAAATTGTGCACACGGGTTCCATAAACATGGAGGTATTGCTTTTCCTGTTCGCTTATCTGAGGAAGAATTTTAGTGCTGGTACTCTTATTCATAAAGATTTGCAAAAATAAGGGAAATGAAGCGCATTTCTTAGCAATGATTTTTTTGCTTAAATGTTTAGCACAGATTCAAATTGTGCTTTTCAACCAATTTGAGGCAATAAAAATTAGCAGGAAATCA encodes:
- the uvrA gene encoding excinuclease ABC subunit UvrA, which gives rise to MNKSTSTKILPQISEQEKQYLHVYGTRVHNLKNIDVHIPRNQFVVITGISGSGKSSLAFDTIFAEGQRRYIESFSSYARQFLGSMERPDVDKITGLSPVISIEQKTTNKNPRSTVGTITEIYDFMRLLYARAGIAYSMATGNEMIRFSEEQIKAQLLEHYKDKKIIVLAPLVKGRKGHYRELFERLRKQGFLKVRIDGEIEDLLPNMQIDRYKIHDIEAVVDRLLIQPEYEERINNAIEKGLKMGEGMLMVLDYESNEIKQYSKNLMCSETGIAYEEPSPNSFSFNSPYGACPHCKGLGVISEIDMNAIIPDYKKSINQGAIAPLGEVRENNIFKQVRSLAKKYDFSLSVPIEELPQKALELLLYGNFKPQYSEDTKLSRWERKYTDAFEGVVPLLKHSYHNSSSDKIRKWAESFMEKIDCPECDGTRLKKESLQFKIGGANIAELSRMDLQSLLDWFNNVEAKLNEKQKVIAKEILKEIRSRLGFLLNVGLNYLNLDRPTRTLSGGESQRIRLATQIGSQLIGISYILDEPSIGLHQRDNERLINSLKQLCEMGNSVLVVEHDKDIMLAADYLIDLGPGAGKLGGEIVAEGLPSEFAEKNSLTAKYLRGEKSIPVPQKRRKGNGKFIELFGATGNNLKTVDLRIPLATYTVVTGVSGSGKSTLINETLYPILRQHLYKSRKKPMPYTDFHGLELIDKVIDIDQSPIGRTPRSNPATYIGVFSDIRNIFAQLPEAKIRGYKPGRFSFNVKGGRCETCEGAGIKVIEMNFLPDVHVECEKCLGKRYNRETLEVRYKGKSISDVLNMPVRESAEFFEAIPSISRKLETLVNVGLGYLTLGQSSTTLSGGEAQRVKLASELSKKDSGSTLYILDEPTTGLHFEDIRLLLQVLDKLVKKGNTVIVIEHNMDVIKVADHIVDLGPEGGHKGGYILFEGTPEALAQKSDNHTGRFLKGEL
- a CDS encoding porin family protein yields the protein MKFQKKLTAIILLLFVSTLVQARVDQKVSIGLMANPIVSWLRIDNGNIERNKAKFGIEYGVLTDIHFTENYALSTGLSVMLQGGTMTYTNNSLDTLGDTRVKMSLHYINLPLYLKLKTNEMGYITYYGEFGIINQFRIKGSADAERADPYQFNETVNITKKDNELGIRSQFYNMSLHIGAGIEYSLGTRTKIQAGLFYNNGFVNIIKDNDEDKIFINNMGLRAAVIF
- a CDS encoding ATP-binding protein, which produces MKNPSNPFIVAGYANPNYFCDREHEITILTEAYQNGRNIVLYSPRRLGKTGLIHHFFHQVKKKDKNVTTVYVDIHDTLDLEGFINAFSSAALNALESKKENFIKRIGELFSGIKASFSIDEYTGIPEVQLGLGTAPEREHSLAAVIKYLENHKNQIVIAIDEFQQINNYPEKNVEAILRKHIQRQKNANYIFSGSEKHLLLPMFSDAKRPFYQSTQHLGLKKLGLAKYKKFIQKHLKEAGKEVSETVLDYILQWTDIHTFYTQFVCNRLYALPEKQLSLAKTKKLLMEILTEKEAYFHTLIKLLPKHQLQLLTAIAKENVLVEPTAKEFLRKHQLSGVSTVSKSLNALVTKGLVDDERSNEKLEYRVNDVFLRRWLERR